The region GGATAAAAAAATTAGTTTTGAAGTTGATGGCGACATATACGAAAAGTTTTGCATGGCACTATCTTTGAATACCGAAGATAAGAATTTGGCTATTCAAAACTGTATGAAACTTTACATTGCTAACGCTTTTGAAAAGGCATCGCAAATATATCATACAAAATCAAACACCAGACAATCCATAAATTCAGATAAAGACTTTTTTGGAAAGGCCAATAACCGAATTCCGGTTTGGGCATTAAAACCAGAACAGTATAATCACAAAATTATAAAAGCCTATTTTACAGCATTGGCTATAGCAGATGAAGCTACTATTGGTATGATGGAAAATCTTTGTAGCGACAAGGAGCATCCTGAATTATATGTTCCAACATTTAAGAGCAACTATGCTCAGATGAAGATTGATGGTGCAAAAAGTCATGGAAAAGTGTTTGAAGATAACGGAGAACAGGTGTGGATTTGGAATGAAGTGGAAGACACTTTATTGAAATATAAATCAAGTTTTTATAATGGCGAGGTGTAAAAATGAGCAACTTATTTGACAACAGTATTAGCATATATGAAGCCATGGAACATATTAATGGCGGAAAATATGTTATGCCTGCATTTCAGCGTCAATATGTTTGGAGTATCGAACAAATCGAAAAGCTATGGGACTCCATATTACTTGACTATCCCATTGCTACTTTTCTTTTTTGGCATGTAAATGATGATAATGTAAGTTGGGACACCTACTTTTGCAACTTTTTATCGTCCATCACTTTTGATAGTCGAAAACAAGCGGATAGTGTGAATTATGAGTTGAGCGGTATAGACGTTTCAAGGACGGATACTGCTGTTTTAGATGGTCAGCAAAGGTTAACATCTCTCTATTTATCACTATTTGGTGAAGCATCGTTTAGGCCAAAGAATGCAAGAAAAAAGACAGGCAGTAAGATTATTGCTAAACTCTTGATTGAATTGAATAAAAATAAAATTACTGTCGATGAGGAAGAGTATAATAGCAAAAAATTCGATATAAGGTTTAGCGACAAAGCTGGTAAATCCAGTCCAACGCAGTTTGAAATCAGGACTATTTTAGAGCCTAAATTCCAAGATGCATCGAGACGAGATGCAGCTATTGAGGAAGCAATAGCAAATGTACCTGCGGACAGTAAGCAATATGCCAGAGATATTCTGTACAAGCTATATGCCAAAGTTTTTGAAGAAAAGTTGATACGCTATACTGAGATATCAGACATGAAGCAGGATGATGCTCTGGAGATGTTTGTCAGATTTAATAGTGGCGGAAAAGCCTTGCGTAAGTCCGAAATCACTATGTCCATATTAGAAGCATACTGGCCAAGCGCAAAAACAGAATTTGGTAAACTACTGGTGAATTCTTTCGAGGGATTTGGCACGGATTTTATCATACGTTCTGCCCTGATGCTATATGGCGATGTTGTGAAATCCAATATTAATAAAAAGATTGCCGAAGAACTTAAAAACAATTGGAACTCATTTAAGAAATCCCTTAAAGATCTGGACGATGTGCTTAAAGAAATGAAAATTGATGTTAATAGATTTTCAGGTAGTTGGAACGTCCTTCTTCCCATCATATATTTTATTTACTATAATCCTCAATATAAAGACAACACTAATGCCATTCGTGCTTATTTGATTCGAGCCATACTGTTTACATATTTCCAATCTGGTACAACCGGTAAACTACAGCAGATGAAGAGTGCCATCAATGAAAATGATTATGAAATTAGTGTGGAAATGCTTGACCAAATGAGTGATTTAAGGGTAACAGACGGCAAGGTTGAAGATGTTATCAATGCAGAAAAAGGCAGCAGAGTCGCTGGTGAGGCACTTTACTACCTTTCCCTCAATTGGATTAACAGAACATTCAAATACGAGCAAGATCATCTTCATCCGGATAGTAGGTTTGACAGCACTAAGCCCATATCAATATCCATGGAGGATTGGAGAAGATGGAGAGGCATGAGAAACAGGCTCCCTAATCTGCACTTACTTGAGGGACGAAGTAATGGAAGTAAGAACGATATGCGATTGGTGGATTATTATAACGACATGAATGAAGAACAACAAATTGACTTTTGTAAGCAATCATTCATCCCTAATCCTAATGATGTTTCTTTGGAATTGGAGAATTTTGAAGAATTCTATGAGAAAAGGAAAGCCATTCTCACTGATAAGATCAAGAAGCTATTGGTATAATCTTGTGACCTCTTACCGCTTAAATGCGCGTAAATTACAAGCACTGTTATGAAATATAAACGAGAAGGGGTGTGCCCATGGAAAAGACAGAAACAAAATCATTACCATCATTGGTTGGTGTCATCAGTACAGCAATTCAGATACCCGGGGTAAAGGTAAACAGAAATGCATTTTTAGAAGAACAGTTTAAAGATGCTCCTCCCGAGACTTTAGAAGCTGTTCTCAGTGTGGGGCCAGTGGAGGCAGGGTGTTCACGGAAAGAACTTCGGAAAATTGCATGCAGATTGGTACAGAAGAAAACTTTACTTTCTACAGGTGCATCATTTCTTGCGGGGATACCAGGTGGATTTACAATGGCTGCAACAATTCCTGCTGATATGCTGCAATTTTATGGTGTTGCACTGGGATTGGCACAAGAAGTATCATATCTCTATGGCGCAGGGGATTTGTGGAGTGGAGATATCTTAGATGAAGAAAAAGTGACAAATCAATTGATATTATACTGTGGTGTAATGTTAGGTGCATCG is a window of [Clostridium] saccharolyticum WM1 DNA encoding:
- a CDS encoding DUF262 domain-containing protein, whose translation is MSNLFDNSISIYEAMEHINGGKYVMPAFQRQYVWSIEQIEKLWDSILLDYPIATFLFWHVNDDNVSWDTYFCNFLSSITFDSRKQADSVNYELSGIDVSRTDTAVLDGQQRLTSLYLSLFGEASFRPKNARKKTGSKIIAKLLIELNKNKITVDEEEYNSKKFDIRFSDKAGKSSPTQFEIRTILEPKFQDASRRDAAIEEAIANVPADSKQYARDILYKLYAKVFEEKLIRYTEISDMKQDDALEMFVRFNSGGKALRKSEITMSILEAYWPSAKTEFGKLLVNSFEGFGTDFIIRSALMLYGDVVKSNINKKIAEELKNNWNSFKKSLKDLDDVLKEMKIDVNRFSGSWNVLLPIIYFIYYNPQYKDNTNAIRAYLIRAILFTYFQSGTTGKLQQMKSAINENDYEISVEMLDQMSDLRVTDGKVEDVINAEKGSRVAGEALYYLSLNWINRTFKYEQDHLHPDSRFDSTKPISISMEDWRRWRGMRNRLPNLHLLEGRSNGSKNDMRLVDYYNDMNEEQQIDFCKQSFIPNPNDVSLELENFEEFYEKRKAILTDKIKKLLV